The following proteins are encoded in a genomic region of Arachis ipaensis cultivar K30076 chromosome B02, Araip1.1, whole genome shotgun sequence:
- the LOC107625976 gene encoding uncharacterized protein LOC107625976 — MAASSSSTFYTNLKFCTKPNNNNKASSLLRISLCHKNNNNNHEDNNNNNSNLNRRELILRSSEIATVGAIFNFSGKKPDYLGVQKNPPSLALCPATKNCISTSENITDTIHYAPPWNYNPEGRKNPISREEAMEELIDVIESTPADKFTPRIVERKEDYIRVEYSILGFVDDVEFWFPPGKGSTVEYRSASRVGNFDFDANKKRIKALRQELEKRGWASAETI; from the exons ATGGCAGCATCTTCATCCAGCACCTTCTACACCAACCTCAAGTTTTGtaccaaacccaacaacaacaacaaagcttcTTCTCTTCTACGTATTAGTCTCTGTcacaagaataataataataatcatgaagacaacaacaataacaacagcaACTTGAACCGAAG GGAACTCATATTGAGAAGCAGTGAAATAGCAACCGTTGGTGCTATCTTCAATTTTAG TGGAAAAAAGCCTGATTATCTTGGAGTGCAGAAAAATCCTCCATCATTAGCTTTGTGTCCAGCAACTAAGAATTGTATATCAACATCTGAGAATATCACTGATACCATCCATTATGCTCCTCCTTG GAATTATAACCCTGAAGGTAGGAAAAATCCTATAAGCAGGGAAGAGGCAATGGAGGAACTGATAGATGTG ATAGAATCAACACCAGCAGACAAATTTACACCACGAATAGTTGAAAGGAAAGAGGACTATATCAGAGTGGAGTACTCAATCTTGGGG TTTGTAGATGATGTTGAGTTCTGGTTTCCTCCTGGTAAGGGTTCAACAGTGGAGTATCGATCCGCATCAAGGGTTGGAAActttgattttgatgcaaataagAAAAGAATTAAG GCATTGAGACAAGAATTGGAGAAGAGAGGATGGGCATCTGCAGAGACGATATAA
- the LOC107625977 gene encoding proteasome subunit beta type-1, producing MTKQHANWSPYDNNGGSCVAIAGADYCVIAADTRMSTGYNILTREYSKISQLAEKCVMASSGFQADVKALQKVLSARHLIYQHQHNKQMSCPAMAQLLSNTLYYKRFFPYYSFNVLGGLDNEGKGCVFTYDAVGSYERVGYSSQGSGSTLITPFLDNQLKSPSPLLYPPVDAVTPLAEAEAVELVKTVFASATERDIYTGDKVEIVILNASGIHREYMDLRKD from the exons ATGACGAAGCAGCACGCTAATTGGTCTCCCTATGACAACAATGGAGG ATCCTGTGTTGCGATTGCCGGAGCTGATTACTGTGTTATCGCAGCGGATACAAGAATGTCCACTGGTTACAACATCCTCACTCGGGAATACTCCAAAATCTCCCAATT AGCTGAGAAATGCGTTATGGCTTCTTCGGGCTTTCAAGCTGATGTTAAAGCTTTGCAGAAGGTGTTGTCTGCTAGGCATTTG ATTTATCAGCATCAACACAACAAGCAAATGAGCTGCCCTGCAATGGCTCAATTGCTTTCGAACACTCTCTATTACAAACGTTTCTTCCCTTATTATTCTTTCAATGTCTTGGGTGGTCTTGACAATGAAG GAAAGGGATGTGTTTTCACGTATGATGCTGTTGGTTCATATGAGAGGGTCGGCTATAGCTCTCAAGGTTCTGGTTCAACACTCATTACACCATTTTTGGATAACCAACTGAAGTCTCCCAGCCCACTCCTATATCCACCTGTG GATGCTGTTACTCCATTGGCTGAAGCAGAAGCAGTCGAGCTGGTCAAAACTGTTTTTGCATCTGCAACCGAGAGAGATATATACACT GGAGATAAGGTTGAAATTGTCATCCTAAATGCTAGTGGTATCCATAGAGAGTACATGGATCTAAGGAAAGATTGA
- the LOC107625978 gene encoding pentatricopeptide repeat-containing protein At1g10270-like — translation MPLYRLLLRSLRRLSTLQDVAICDSRPFPFTSQSRSFAFSSAEEAAAERRRRKRRLRIEPPLNAIRPPPHQSAASRDPNAPRLPDSTSALVGPRLSLHNRVQSLIRAGDLDAASAVARHSVFSVTRPTVFTCNAIIASMYRAKRYQEAIALFHFFFNQSNIVPNIVSYNNLINTHCDEGNVDVAIQIYRHVIANAPFSPSPVSYRHLTKGLIDAGRIGEAVDLLREMLTKGHGADSLVYNNLISGFLNLGNLDKANELFDELKERCLVYDGVVNATYMEWYFKQGRDKEAMESYKSLLDREFRMTPATCNVLLEVLFKYGKSTEAWALFHQMLDNHTPPNFQAVNSDTFNIMVNECFKLGKFGEALATFKKVGTRANSKPFAMDVAGYNNIIARFCENGMLSEAETLFEELCSKSLSPDVPTHRTLIEAYLKMERIDDALRVFHRMVDAGLRVVASFGNRVFDELIKNGKAIDCAQILSKMGEKDPKPDPTCYEVVIKGLCSNGLLDKSQELLNEVIRYGIGLTSPLQTYLMETFRKAGREEEILRLLNMNRFGYRPPTPPPRSSPQTAGGHSPPSGPPPQIAGHQPYGTPYGHRQMPGNYPPS, via the coding sequence ATGCCGCTTTACCGCCTCCTCCTCCGCTCCCTCCGCCGTTTGTCGACGCTCCAAGATGTTGCCATTTGTGATTCTCGCCCTTTCCCTTTCACTTCACAGAGTCGTTCATTCGCGTTCTCCTCCGCCGAAGAAGCAGCCGCAGAGCGCCGCCGCCGCAAGCGCCGCCTTCGCATCGAGCCTCCCCTGAATGCGATTCGTCCTCCTCCTCATCAATCCGCCGCCTCCCGTGACCCCAACGCTCCACGCCTCCCGGATTCCACCTCCGCCCTCGTCGGGCCCCGCCTTAGCCTCCACAACCGCGTCCAGTCTCTAATTCGCGCCGGCGACCTTGACGCCGCCTCCGCCGTGGCCCGCCACTCCGTGTTCTCCGTCACCCGCCCCACCGTCTTCACCTGCAACGCCATCATTGCCTCCATGTACCGTGCCAAGAGGTACCAAGAAGCCATCGCTCTCTTTCACTTTTTCTTCAACCAGTCAAATATTGTTCCCAATATCGTTTCCTACAATAACCTAATCAACACCCACTGTGATGAGGGGAACGTTGACGTGGCGATCCAAATCTATCGCCATGTCATTGCCAATGCCCCTTTCAGCCCTTCCCCTGTGTCCTATCGCCATCTCACTAAGGGTCTCATCGACGCCGGCCGCATTGGCGAGGCCGTCGATCTCTTGCGTGAGATGCTGACTAAAGGCCACGGTGCCGACTCTCTGGTGTACAATAATCTGATTTCTGGTTTCCTTAACTTGGGGAATCTTGACAAGGCCAATGAACTATTTGATGAGTTGAAAGAGAGGTGTTTGGTGTATGATGGGGTTGTCAATGCTACTTACATGGAGTGGTACTTCAAGCAGGGTAGAGATAAGGAGGCAATGGAGTCTTACAAATCCTTATTGGATCGCGAGTTTAGAATGACGCCCGCTACTTGCAATGTCTTGTTGGAGGTCTTGTTCAAGTACGGCAAGAGTACGGAGGCTTGGGCTTTGTTTCATCAGATGTTGGATAATCATACTCCTCCGAACTTTCAAGCTGTGAACTCGGATACCTTCAATATAATGGTCAACGAGTGTTTTAAGCTGGGGAAGTTTGGAGAAGCACTTGCCACTTTTAAGAAGGTTGGGACCAGGGCAAATTCGAAGCCTTTTGCTATGGACGTTGCAGGATACAATAATATTATTGCTAGGTTTTGTGAGAATGGAATGCTGTCTGAAGCGGAAACACTATTTGAAGAGCTGTGCTCGAAATCTTTGAGCCCTGATGTGCCAACTCATAGGACTTTGATTGAGGCATACTTGAAGATGGAGAGGATTGATGATGCTTTGAGGGTGTTCCATAGAATGGTGGATGCCGGTCTAAGGGTGGTTGCAAGCTTTGGTAATAGGGTGTTTGATGAATTGATTAAGAATGGCAAAGCTATTGACTGTGCTCAAATTTTGAGTAAGATGGGAGAAAAAGATCCTAAACCTGATCCTACTTGCTATGAGGTTGTGATCAAGGGTCTATGCAGTAATGGTTTGCTGGATAAAAGCCAAGAGTTGCTTAATGAGGTTATAAGGTATGGCATCGGCCTTACTTCTCCTTTGCAGACATATTTGATGGAGACTTTCCGGAAGGCTGGGAGGGAGGAGGAGATTCTGAGACTGCTAAACATGAACAGATTTGGATACCgtccaccaacaccaccaccaagaTCCTCACCTCAAACGGCAGGAGGGCATAGTCCGCCTTCTGGCCCTCCACCACAAATAGCAGGACATCAACCTTATGGAACACCATACGGACATCGGCAAATGCCGGGGAATTATCCACCTTCTTAA